The proteins below come from a single Oerskovia jenensis genomic window:
- a CDS encoding sensor histidine kinase gives MSAVTTPPPPLGDAASTGEPSPGSATSTPPVEATEALPGGVSPHLGRVAADLDPRYADLREPVGFLAAPFARQTWREFGYLWLSLFVAPFAFTYVMFTVSFTAGILVTVVGLVVSGGLVLGARGWGGMYRSMARSMLSVDVLPPTPHTPRRGFWRMLWSNLSDGPGWRAMTFMFVSFFLALVAFVVTVTFFFVSVGAATHWFWSQFLPLQMAADGTWHRGAQMGTDWYVDTPLRQSALAAVGIALWWLWPQLVRGFAQLFRLLSVNLLGPTRASLRVADLEKSRGKTVEDADAKLRRIERDLHDGTQARLVAVAMQLGEAKEQLAAGGDATEALELVDNAHASTKEALVELRELARGIHPPALDNGLAVALETLAARSPLPVTVDVDPGIAPSPAVETIAYFCVAELVTNAAKHARATGVYVLVEEQGSRLRLRVRDDGQGGARISTPDARGHRSGLAGLEERVRSVDGTFDLVSPVGGPTVVTVVLPSRV, from the coding sequence ATGTCTGCTGTGACAACCCCCCCACCGCCGCTCGGCGACGCCGCCTCCACGGGCGAGCCCTCGCCCGGGTCCGCCACGTCCACACCGCCCGTCGAGGCCACCGAGGCCCTGCCGGGTGGCGTGTCGCCCCACCTCGGACGGGTCGCCGCCGACCTCGACCCCCGCTACGCGGACCTGCGCGAGCCCGTCGGCTTCCTGGCCGCGCCGTTCGCCCGCCAGACCTGGCGTGAGTTCGGCTACCTGTGGTTGTCGCTGTTCGTCGCACCGTTCGCGTTCACGTACGTGATGTTCACCGTGAGCTTCACGGCGGGGATCCTCGTGACGGTCGTCGGTCTCGTGGTCTCGGGCGGCCTGGTCCTCGGGGCGCGCGGCTGGGGCGGCATGTACCGCTCGATGGCGCGCTCGATGCTGTCGGTCGACGTGCTGCCGCCCACGCCGCACACGCCGCGCCGCGGGTTCTGGCGCATGCTCTGGTCGAACCTGTCGGACGGTCCGGGGTGGCGGGCCATGACGTTCATGTTCGTGAGCTTCTTCCTGGCGCTCGTCGCGTTCGTCGTGACCGTGACGTTCTTCTTCGTCTCGGTGGGGGCCGCGACGCACTGGTTCTGGTCGCAGTTCCTCCCGCTGCAGATGGCCGCCGACGGCACGTGGCACCGCGGCGCACAGATGGGCACGGACTGGTACGTCGACACCCCGCTGCGGCAGTCGGCGCTCGCGGCCGTGGGCATCGCGCTGTGGTGGCTGTGGCCGCAGCTCGTGCGCGGGTTCGCGCAGCTCTTCCGCCTCCTGTCGGTCAACCTGCTCGGCCCCACCCGCGCGAGCCTGCGCGTGGCGGACCTCGAGAAGTCGCGCGGCAAGACGGTCGAGGACGCCGACGCCAAGCTGCGCCGCATCGAGCGCGACCTCCACGACGGGACGCAGGCCCGGCTCGTGGCGGTCGCGATGCAGCTCGGCGAGGCCAAGGAGCAGCTCGCCGCGGGCGGCGACGCGACCGAGGCCCTCGAGCTCGTCGACAACGCGCACGCGTCGACCAAGGAGGCGCTCGTCGAGCTGCGCGAGCTCGCGCGGGGCATCCACCCGCCCGCGCTCGACAACGGTCTGGCGGTCGCTCTCGAGACGCTCGCGGCCCGTTCGCCGCTGCCTGTGACGGTCGACGTGGACCCTGGCATCGCGCCCTCGCCGGCCGTCGAGACGATCGCGTACTTCTGCGTCGCCGAGCTCGTGACCAACGCCGCGAAGCACGCCCGTGCCACGGGGGTCTACGTGCTCGTCGAGGAGCAGGGGTCGCGGCTGCGGCTGCGCGTGCGCGACGACGGGCAGGGCGGGGCGCGCATCTCGACGCCCGATGCGCGCGGCCACCGGTCGGGGCTCGCGGGCCTCGAGGAGCGGGTCCGTTCGGTCGACGGCACGTTCGACCTCGTGAGCCCGGTCGGAGGGCCTACGGTGGTCACGGTCGTCCTGCCGAGCAGGGTGTGA
- a CDS encoding response regulator transcription factor — translation MRLVIAEDSVILRDGLVALLTRRGHEVVAAVGDGSALVAEVARLGALDELPDVVIIDIRMPPTFTDEGLRAALSLRAASPGLGVLLFSQYVETRFVSELLTGGAEGVGYLLKDRVADVSEFLDALTRIAAGQTVLDPEVVSQLMGASRSDDGLSRLTPREREVLGLMAQGRSNTAIAENLFLSYGAVEKNVTAIFGKLGLPQDAGDHRRVLAVLRYLRD, via the coding sequence GTGCGGCTCGTGATCGCCGAGGACTCCGTCATCCTGCGCGACGGGCTCGTCGCCCTGCTCACCCGCCGAGGTCACGAGGTCGTCGCTGCCGTGGGGGACGGGAGCGCGCTCGTCGCCGAGGTCGCGCGGCTCGGGGCCCTGGACGAGCTGCCCGACGTCGTCATCATCGACATCCGCATGCCCCCGACGTTCACCGACGAGGGACTGCGGGCGGCGCTCTCGCTGCGTGCGGCGTCCCCGGGGCTGGGCGTGCTGCTGTTCTCGCAGTACGTCGAGACCCGGTTCGTGAGCGAGCTCCTCACGGGCGGCGCCGAGGGCGTGGGGTATCTCCTCAAGGACCGCGTGGCGGACGTGAGCGAGTTCCTCGACGCCCTGACCCGGATCGCCGCAGGCCAGACCGTGCTCGACCCCGAGGTCGTGAGCCAGCTCATGGGCGCCTCACGCTCCGACGACGGCCTGTCCCGCCTCACACCGCGCGAGCGCGAGGTGCTCGGGCTCATGGCGCAGGGCCGGTCGAACACCGCGATCGCGGAGAACCTGTTCCTGTCCTACGGGGCCGTCGAGAAGAACGTCACGGCGATCTTCGGAAAGCTCGGGCTGCCGCAGGACGCGGGGGACCATCGCCGGGTGCTCGCGGTGCTCAGGTACCTGCGGGACTGA
- a CDS encoding acyltransferase family protein yields the protein MAVVDVPQIPARPARPFVPPRHGTPRPAPSAGPSRTPATRDRELVPRRRASTAPVAGPAAPARRDVFVDAVRALATLAVLSVHWLMPEATWDGQRLGIGNALAHGGAWTLTWVLQVLPLLFFAAGASAAYQLWRPGATSGPDGAARLPATGRRGVAPGLVAAGWDVVRRRMPRIWKPVAAFVGAWAVAAVVLVAVGVPETAVLQVARIAPQLLWFLGVYLLLLAVTPALLRAYRAWGRRMVALVVAAPLLVDVLRFAAGLEQVAVANVLLGWGVPYVLGIVYVDLVRRGALPSRRTLVLVAAGALAAMGTLVVAGPYPLSLIGMPGDAISNLGPPTALAVTHAVLQVSVALAVRDVVVRWAQGRGATLVTWVAGRSMTLYLWHLTAMFVVLGVVLLGLGTPLPASWSADWWASRPLWFGAAALVLGALVLVFGRFEAGAPRSARAPRGARARSGARSVLVSSAGRGPSTAGGAAARPAPERAPVPAGR from the coding sequence GTGGCCGTCGTCGACGTCCCCCAGATCCCCGCCCGGCCTGCCCGGCCGTTCGTCCCGCCCCGGCACGGGACCCCGCGACCCGCCCCGTCGGCCGGCCCGAGCCGCACCCCGGCGACCCGCGACCGCGAGCTCGTGCCGCGTCGTCGGGCCTCCACCGCCCCCGTCGCTGGACCCGCGGCGCCGGCCCGACGCGACGTGTTCGTCGACGCGGTGCGCGCGCTCGCGACCCTCGCGGTCCTGAGCGTCCACTGGCTCATGCCCGAGGCCACGTGGGACGGCCAGCGCCTCGGGATCGGCAACGCCCTCGCCCACGGCGGGGCGTGGACGCTCACGTGGGTCCTGCAGGTCCTGCCGCTGCTGTTCTTCGCGGCGGGGGCGTCGGCCGCCTATCAGCTCTGGCGCCCGGGCGCGACGAGCGGGCCCGACGGCGCCGCTCGCCTCCCGGCGACAGGTCGCCGGGGCGTCGCACCGGGGCTCGTCGCTGCCGGGTGGGACGTCGTGCGGCGCAGGATGCCGCGCATCTGGAAGCCGGTCGCGGCGTTCGTCGGTGCGTGGGCCGTGGCGGCCGTCGTGCTCGTCGCGGTCGGGGTCCCCGAGACGGCCGTGCTGCAGGTCGCGCGGATCGCGCCCCAGCTCCTGTGGTTCCTCGGCGTCTACCTGCTGCTGCTGGCCGTCACCCCGGCCCTGCTCCGGGCCTACCGGGCCTGGGGCCGGCGCATGGTCGCGCTCGTCGTCGCGGCGCCCCTCCTCGTGGACGTGCTGCGCTTCGCCGCCGGGCTCGAGCAGGTGGCCGTCGCGAACGTGCTGCTCGGCTGGGGCGTGCCCTACGTCCTGGGGATCGTCTACGTCGACCTCGTGCGCCGCGGCGCCCTGCCCTCCCGGCGCACGCTCGTCCTCGTGGCGGCCGGTGCGCTCGCCGCGATGGGTACCCTCGTCGTCGCGGGCCCCTACCCCCTGAGCCTCATCGGGATGCCCGGTGACGCGATCTCCAACCTCGGACCGCCCACGGCCCTCGCAGTGACCCACGCCGTGCTCCAGGTGAGCGTGGCGCTCGCGGTGCGCGACGTCGTCGTGCGCTGGGCGCAGGGGCGCGGCGCGACTCTGGTGACGTGGGTCGCCGGCCGGTCCATGACGCTCTACCTGTGGCACCTGACCGCGATGTTCGTCGTGCTCGGCGTGGTCCTGCTGGGGCTCGGCACGCCCCTGCCCGCGTCGTGGAGCGCCGACTGGTGGGCCAGCCGCCCGCTGTGGTTCGGGGCCGCGGCGCTCGTGCTCGGGGCGCTGGTCCTGGTCTTCGGACGGTTCGAGGCCGGGGCGCCCCGCAGTGCGCGGGCACCCCGCGGCGCACGGGCCCGGTCGGGCGCCCGCAGCGTGCTCGTCAGCTCCGCGGGTCGGGGACCGAGTACGGCAGGCGGTGCAGCAGCTCGCCCTGCTCCTGAGCGAGCGCCCGTCCCCGCTGGGCGCTGA
- a CDS encoding RDD family protein, producing MRDGILTGEGVVLDARPASFVTRALGAVIDLVALGIVILVVLFAVAGAALNAVSLDFAPAVGILLLVLVMVGIPTTVETLTRGRSLGKLATGIRVVRDDGGPVRFRHAFIRALVGVGELWLTFGSVAIVASLSNDKGKRVGDMMAGTYAIRVRGGRPTYAAIAMPPYLAGWAAHADMRRLPDGLALAVRQFLGRATQLNPASRVRIGQELAGRIEQYVAPGPPPGTPPEDFLCAVLAERRGRDWVSAQRGRALAQEQGELLHRLPYSVPDPRS from the coding sequence GTGCGAGACGGCATCCTGACCGGCGAGGGAGTGGTCCTCGACGCGCGGCCCGCGTCGTTCGTGACGCGCGCCCTGGGAGCCGTGATCGACCTGGTGGCTCTCGGGATCGTGATCCTGGTCGTCCTGTTCGCCGTGGCGGGGGCCGCGCTCAACGCGGTCAGCCTCGACTTCGCACCGGCCGTGGGGATCCTTCTCCTGGTCCTGGTCATGGTCGGCATCCCGACGACCGTCGAGACCCTCACCCGGGGCAGGTCGCTCGGCAAGCTCGCGACGGGCATCCGGGTCGTGCGCGACGACGGCGGCCCGGTCCGCTTCCGGCACGCCTTCATCCGTGCCCTCGTGGGCGTGGGCGAGCTGTGGCTGACGTTCGGGTCGGTGGCCATCGTCGCGTCGTTGTCGAACGACAAGGGCAAGCGCGTCGGGGACATGATGGCGGGGACCTACGCGATCCGGGTCCGTGGCGGCAGGCCGACGTACGCGGCGATCGCGATGCCGCCCTACCTCGCCGGGTGGGCCGCGCACGCCGACATGCGCCGGCTCCCGGACGGGCTTGCCCTCGCGGTCCGCCAGTTCCTCGGCCGAGCCACCCAGCTCAACCCGGCTTCGCGCGTGCGGATCGGCCAGGAGCTCGCGGGCCGGATCGAGCAGTACGTGGCCCCCGGCCCGCCGCCCGGGACGCCGCCCGAGGACTTCCTGTGCGCGGTCCTCGCCGAGCGGCGCGGCCGGGACTGGGTCAGCGCCCAGCGGGGACGGGCGCTCGCTCAGGAGCAGGGCGAGCTGCTGCACCGCCTGCCGTACTCGGTCCCCGACCCGCGGAGCTGA
- a CDS encoding stage II sporulation protein M, giving the protein MDLDAFNAVHSDEWSRLAELTKKRSLDGAEADELVRLYQSVATHLSTIRSSAPDPVLVTRLSDLLARARSRIAGAHEPAWRDVTRFATVSVPAALYRIRWWTVTVMTLFLLVAVVAGWWVATNPDALASMGTPSQREAYVDEAFASYYDPGVDFAAVVWTNNAWLAALCIAFGITGVFTAYLLFSNAVAVGSTGGMMASYGELDTFLTLITPHGLLELTAIFVAGAAGLRLFWTMVDPGPRPRLRALAEEGRSLFTVVIGLVVVLAVSGLIEGFVTGSGMAWWLKIVIGAIALAAFWAYTIVLGRRAVLAGETGDLSADLAGDVAPVAA; this is encoded by the coding sequence GTGGACCTCGATGCCTTCAACGCCGTGCACAGCGACGAGTGGTCGCGGCTCGCCGAGCTGACCAAGAAGCGCTCGCTCGACGGCGCCGAGGCGGACGAGCTCGTCCGCCTCTACCAGTCGGTCGCGACGCACCTGTCGACGATCCGCTCGTCGGCCCCGGACCCGGTCCTCGTCACGCGGCTGTCCGACCTGCTGGCACGCGCGAGGAGCCGTATCGCGGGCGCGCACGAGCCCGCGTGGCGCGACGTGACGCGCTTCGCCACGGTCTCGGTGCCGGCGGCGCTGTACCGGATCCGCTGGTGGACCGTGACGGTCATGACCCTGTTCCTCCTGGTCGCCGTGGTCGCGGGCTGGTGGGTCGCCACCAACCCCGACGCGCTCGCCTCGATGGGCACGCCCAGCCAGCGCGAGGCCTACGTCGACGAGGCGTTCGCGAGCTACTACGACCCCGGCGTGGACTTCGCGGCCGTGGTCTGGACCAACAACGCGTGGCTCGCCGCGCTGTGCATCGCGTTCGGGATCACGGGGGTGTTCACGGCGTACCTGCTGTTCTCGAACGCCGTGGCGGTCGGGTCGACGGGCGGCATGATGGCGTCCTACGGCGAGCTCGACACCTTCCTCACGCTCATCACCCCGCACGGCCTGCTCGAGCTCACCGCGATCTTCGTCGCGGGGGCCGCAGGGCTGCGGCTGTTCTGGACCATGGTCGACCCGGGTCCCCGCCCTCGCCTGCGCGCCCTCGCGGAGGAGGGGCGCTCGCTCTTCACGGTCGTGATCGGGCTCGTGGTGGTGCTGGCCGTCTCGGGGCTGATCGAGGGGTTCGTCACCGGGTCGGGCATGGCGTGGTGGCTCAAGATCGTCATCGGGGCGATCGCGCTCGCGGCCTTCTGGGCCTACACGATCGTGCTCGGGCGCCGCGCCGTGCTGGCGGGGGAGACGGGCGACCTCTCGGCCGACCTCGCGGGGGACGTCGCGCCGGTCGCGGCCTGA
- a CDS encoding winged helix DNA-binding domain-containing protein yields the protein MTAVGRHGPVLTLDDLNRALLARQHLLAPASSSPVAEIDHLVGLQSQAPTSPYPGLWSRLDGFRTDDLAQRFLDRSVTRIAVMRGTVHLITAEDALELPGVLRPLLESGVRTGSAHAKALAGTNLDDVAAAARDLLTRSPLTSGDLGRLLGERWPDVHPQHLAYTARCFLPLVQVTPRGLWGASGPGTTTTWTTADSWFGQPSRALLDPDERAAALVRLVRRYLAAFGPATVMDAQRWAGLTGLRAAVERLRPELVTFTGPDGKEYLDLPGAPRPGAQTPAPLVLVAEFDNLVLGHADRTRVVDDVRRRAITTVNGQVPGTVLVDGYVAATWKVRRAGARPTPDAAAHLDVTPLGHTFTRAQRAALEARGGELLRFVAPEASEHVVTVAAT from the coding sequence ATGACCGCCGTCGGCCGCCACGGGCCCGTCCTCACCCTCGACGACCTCAACCGGGCGCTGCTGGCGCGTCAGCACCTGCTGGCCCCGGCCTCCTCGTCCCCCGTGGCGGAGATCGACCACCTCGTGGGCCTTCAGTCGCAGGCTCCGACGAGCCCCTACCCGGGGTTGTGGTCGCGCCTCGACGGCTTCCGGACCGACGACCTCGCGCAACGCTTCCTCGACCGCTCGGTGACCCGCATCGCGGTCATGCGCGGCACGGTCCACCTCATCACGGCCGAGGACGCCCTCGAGCTACCGGGCGTGCTGCGGCCCCTGCTCGAGTCCGGGGTGCGCACCGGCAGCGCGCACGCCAAGGCGCTGGCGGGCACGAACCTCGACGACGTCGCCGCGGCCGCGCGAGATCTCCTCACCCGGTCCCCCCTGACCTCGGGCGACCTGGGGCGTCTGCTCGGGGAGCGCTGGCCCGACGTCCATCCCCAGCACCTGGCCTACACGGCCCGCTGCTTCCTCCCCCTCGTCCAGGTCACGCCCCGCGGGCTGTGGGGCGCGAGCGGCCCCGGCACGACGACGACCTGGACCACCGCGGACTCCTGGTTCGGACAGCCGAGCCGCGCGCTCCTCGACCCCGACGAGCGCGCCGCGGCCCTCGTGCGCCTGGTCCGCCGCTACCTCGCGGCCTTCGGTCCGGCGACCGTCATGGACGCCCAGAGGTGGGCCGGGCTGACGGGCCTGCGGGCCGCCGTCGAACGGCTGCGGCCCGAGCTCGTGACCTTCACCGGGCCCGACGGCAAGGAGTACCTCGACCTGCCGGGCGCCCCGCGCCCCGGCGCGCAGACCCCCGCTCCCCTGGTGCTCGTGGCCGAGTTCGACAACCTCGTGCTGGGGCACGCGGACCGCACGCGTGTCGTGGACGACGTCCGGCGCAGGGCCATCACGACCGTCAACGGCCAGGTGCCCGGGACGGTCCTCGTCGACGGCTACGTGGCCGCGACGTGGAAGGTGCGCCGCGCGGGGGCGAGGCCGACGCCCGACGCCGCCGCGCACCTGGACGTCACACCGCTCGGGCACACGTTCACGCGCGCCCAGCGGGCCGCGCTCGAGGCACGCGGCGGTGAGCTGCTGCGGTTCGTCGCGCCCGAGGCCTCCGAGCACGTCGTGACCGTGGCGGCCACGTGA